The stretch of DNA agaacaaaaaacaaaagatgaGAATATATCAATATCACAGTTTAAAGGATAGTACCTAGAGTTGGTGGGATATACTTATTGCAATCTACTGTTGGTCTTAGTTCCGTATACAAATTACAGTATTCAGGACTGGACCATAGACAGCAATGGTAGTACGGAGAAACGTCTTGCAACATATGTGACACAGAGGGAACAGTTTTCGGTCGTTGGTATGGAAACAACCCTGCAGGATTAGAACGATCAGATGAACTGCCTTGATAAGAGTCTCCATTGAACATCAAATTACCATCTTCATCATAACAACACTGGTTACCTGCACCATCAACTCTAagaatatgaaatttaaaaaaaaatcattaaacatGTGATCATTAACAAAAAACTTAAATAAGCTACATTTAAATACATACGAAAGAAAAGTCattcattattcaaattaataGGTATACACATTCATTTAATTCAGTCAAAATTAAATGCCGTATATAAGTCAGAAATTTTTAACtcaatggttgtcgttgtttGCTATCtgtcgtatttgtttttcgtaaattgtctGACCAAAAATCAGACCATTgtctttcttatttgaattgtgtCAAATTGCGTCATGACATGCCTGTGTACACCTTACATTATATAAGGTTATGTTTTTATTCTATGTTTGATGTCGTTTTGTTCTGTGTTGGATATCGTATCGTGACCTATAGTTATAAATCTTGTAATAAAATTACAAAGCGTATGATAGCATATGAATTAGAAAGACATAATCGTACCACAAGGGATAGGGTCTACTGTCTTATTAAGTGGCTAATAATAAGATAACTTCAATCATATAATATTTCTCAATAAACCTGTGTTTAAAGTAATATAGCATTTATATTTTATCGTAAATACTGTTAGCACGCTTTTACAATCTTTTATTTGTGTGAGCAACTTTCAACACTTACGTTGGTTCTGTAGTTCTAACACAGTGCACAGCTCCTTTGTGATAAGGACAGCTACTGCCGCTATCAATATCACACCCGTCGTCAGCTTTCCAGCGCCCTATATCGCCAAAAGCTTGTGTGAGAGTGCAAGGACATGCCAATAATCCTTTAACCCATGCAACATTTATCTTTTCATTGTTGTACCATTGTTTGCATTTCATGTCTGGCCAATCTTTTTCAAACTGACTAACCATTGCCACATTGACGTAATATCCAAGCATTACGTCAGCTATCTGATACCTGAAGATAACATGGTATTATTGGGTTTGGAGGGATTTCCTCATTATCGTAATCAAATTTGAAGTCAATTTAGAGTTTCCACTTAAATGATATTATTGCTAATACAGCAATGAACTATTTATACCTATAAATGGTCGCTAGTGTTTGCCCTTTTATTTTctcttaaatgatattttaataaagcTATGAACTATTTATACCTATAAGTGTTCGTTTGTGTTTGGTCCTTCAGTTCAACTTTGACAAAGCCGATTTCATAGTCCGTACAAAACGTACTAACACATAACTTTTTGTCAGTATCAAAAGTTAGTGTATTGTCTGTTGCTTGTTTTTCACCTATTTCTAATAATGTTACTTGCTGtatctgcaataaaaaaaataaaacaagtacaATATGAACCTGAACAGTTGTTGCCGTCAGTTGTTGCATGTCTTTTTTTGTAAGAATAAAAATAGGGTCTTTTACTTTTATGTATAATTTTTTCACCTTTTAATGACAGGGTTTATATATCGTACCCTATAACGAACCAGTTCTAAAACAGGACAGTGTAGGCTTGCGAATTATCTTTGTTGCTGTCTATCATATCTATTTTCAGATTTTTGTAGAAACATACATTAGGTCGtagattttcttgtttgaattgtttaataactttttcaaggccggactttaaaaacaatattgaatgGGTTTAAATGTCTGTTGAAATCAATACATTGCTTACATATGCATAACTTGGTTTCTAAATTATAGTTACCTCATTGGCAACCGTAGCGCATCTCCAAATTGTGTACTATACGATACTAGTTTAAGTCACACTATGACATAAATAGTCGTTTACACCCACACATCTTAGTAGTCTCTAGTGGATATGAgactcattgtcaatcatacaacATCCCCTCTTGATGTTTTCAGTTCGAACATAAATTCAAATCAAATGCATATAtagttataatttataaaatcgTGTACCTCGGTGTCAGTTTCCATATATCCAATCAGTTCAACCTTGACCTTTGCGTTTATGTCATACGTTAACTTGGTACTATCCCATGTGACTGTTAGCTTTTTCGTATCTGTTTCATTCCATCCAGAATGTTTCCCAAGATATGGAAGACCCAGTCTTTTATTCGCAGTATCCTCAAGTGCTGTGCAATATAtgaattttcttttattaaatacataACATTGAAGTACTGATGAGGGCCGGAGTACTTATGTATTCTGAAATGTTGATAGGAAAATATTTCGATTAGAAGAACTTCACTCTACAAAACTAAAGCAAAGAACTTAAATATCTTATTAACAGGAATTATCATTGAATGGTGATAgttatttaatatcattttacAATATGAAACATTGatgtttatgaaataaaaacaaaattagcagttgaaaaaaaaaaacaaaacaaatcaacttAAAGTATGATTAATCTTACCTACAAATATTTTCGTGGAATACATGTACGAATTAAAACCTAAAGCAAGTTCTATCGTGGTCCATCCTTTTAACGTTAAAAAAGGAACCGAGCATCTAACTCTCTCTGCATCAACTTTGAATCCATACGTCACAAAATGGTCATTTTTGCCAAATCTGCATTTGATTACTTGGATTTTAGGCGGTATACATGGTCCAAAGATTTCAACCATCTGACCACCAAACATGCTAACTATTTCGGGATGTATGCTGATTGTTCCTAATAATATATGTACCAGCTAACaatatgatgatatatttttcattaatatatatgtatcatatctatctatttattgatatttcataatatataataaatgtgCAAGAGGTATACATTTAACTTCATATAACGCATGGCAAATTCGTAAAACAACAAGAAAGTCGAGTTGAAGATGTGTTTATGCACAACGTTCTAAACACTTTTTAATGTATTGAATTTTAATTGTCAAATTGAGCATTTAGTTCAGTAAGTTAGTATCGTTAAATCTATTAGGCTTCAGATTACTGGAATAGAACGGTCAACAGAGGTGGTATATATGTTTGAAACAGTATATTATTTTAAGAAAAGACGGATATAAAtagttaaggatgtttgctcctccatttttttatgttttgccaGATTTTCTGAATCCTCTGGTTTCATCCaagtattgtcattaaaaaaatttgcttactaacccctacttttttttcataattctattgcataaagtttaaaaagccatatttcaaaattttataaaattcttgttattttttcatagtatttgaaacaaatgttaaatatatgaaaaatctggagagaattatttcccgccaaattttcaatggcttatatctcaaaaacgatcacacggaccctccatttttgtctacttttttagtttctttatttatactattaaTTCTTAATAGTCttttgaaaagcttgttattttttaacagagtagcgaacatcatTAACAGctataacatgtttattttttatacatttgaaaaaagatTACCTTTATTGAACTTTGTGAAGTAAGTCTCCAATATATGATTCCCCTACATGATCTTTTGAATGTAGCAAAATTATTACCTTTACCCTCGTCTGTGCAGCCGCCTTGAACGATGTCTCTTTTGTCTAccttataaaaaaatctttcagACAAGTTTATTTTTGTGGGCGTAAACCCTCTCCCATCGCCTTCATTGAAACCAGTCTACAATGAACcaaatagaatcatattcaaaacagtgtggctgtggccattgattgacgacctaaattatcccattgactgggacagattatgtaaacgtttgtctgtaacgaccactgctcactatgtacttgttaaagacacttaaactgtggggtcaccaaaggttctcaacacctaaatgaagttattcgaataattaatcaggaataacacgatgttatgatttatatcaataatataaatcaaaacataaaggttattcctgataatttttcgaattattttattattgaagcgttaagaacctttggttaccccacagtttaaattctataataagtaagtagtgagcagtggtcgttacagacaaacgttcacctaatctgtcccaatCAATGGGATaattaaggtcgtcaatcaatggccacaactacactgttttgaatatgattctatataaCAGTCTCAAAAGAACCTACATAAGCTTTATGCACAACATAACCTTAAAATATATCTCACATGTCAAACGACTAACACTCCTTTGAAGAATTGTTTTCTCAACATTAACGAAAGCTGTAAAATCAGATTTAGGTTAGAGATTCGCTCATATACTTTGAACGTTAAAGAACCCTTACAACAACCATTGATTGTGTCTTTAGATTTGCTTAAATTGACTTGTTAAAAAAAGATTTCCATTTTTATCCTAATGAAAATAATACTTTATAGATTTCGTGCTTCCTGAgagcctttttttttaatttacacagACAAAGATCCGAAATCCAAGGATAGTTAAGACCTTAACACAAACTATATAACCAGAAGTAACTCGCATgccatttttttcagttaaacTTTTTAATCCTTACTTTTAATCTCGATTGACTTGTGTTACAGAATTTACCGATTTTTTTCGTCCTGAATATATATGAACTATTTGACATTTGacgtaaaacaaaaacaaaacaaaaacaataaatctgTTGTAATTAAAGACTTTGAAACACATATAACACACAAACAGTTCATTGCGACATTTAACCAGCAGCACGAAGAAAGTTACAAAATGTACTCTttaataaaggcagcagtagtaacGTCAAACGACAAAAATCGATTGcgaaaaacaaatccaggttacaaaccaaaaactgagggaaaaacATCATCTATAAGTGTAAACAAAGGTACAACAGGAACaccaaagtgcaacaaaaacaaacaccaacatataAAAACGatatatttgataacaactgccatattccctccttggtacaggatattttaagaaaaatgatgTATTGGATATGGTTTAACGGCATGTCAAACCTACCGCGTTAGGACAATGATAAAAATATCCTAAAACACCACGTGACAGAAACACAGCAGCACTAACACACGCAAGAACATTCATAACAGAGACGCgctcaaacaaataatataatagtcgacacaacataCAAAccacagaacaaaaacaaacaaagtcCATCAATGACAACAGGATGCCATAAACAGTGACGCACTTACGAAACTAACATGCAAACATTTctaataaatatatgtttttagttTGGTGTCTTTAAAAATATCAGATAGTGCAGATGTTTGGCCAAATCATATGGAACCATTGGTAACATTTCTCACGATAATATTTCATGAAActgttataaataatatataaagac from Mytilus galloprovincialis chromosome 2, xbMytGall1.hap1.1, whole genome shotgun sequence encodes:
- the LOC143062586 gene encoding sushi domain-containing protein 2-like — encoded protein: MHALEDTANKRLGLPYLGKHSGWNETDTKKLTVTWDSTKLTYDINAKVKVELIGYMETDTEIQQVTLLEIGEKQATDNTLTFDTDKKLCVSTFCTDYEIGFVKVELKDQTQTNTYRYQIADVMLGYYVNVAMVSQFEKDWPDMKCKQWYNNEKINVAWVKGLLACPCTLTQAFGDIGRWKADDGCDIDSGSSCPYHKGAVHCVRTTEPTVDGAGNQCCYDEDGNLMFNGDSYQGSSSDRSNPAGLFPYQRPKTVPSVSHMLQDVSPYYHCCLWSSPEYCNLYTELRPTVDCNKYIPPTLGTIL